The Oncorhynchus keta strain PuntledgeMale-10-30-2019 chromosome 17, Oket_V2, whole genome shotgun sequence genome has a window encoding:
- the LOC118395744 gene encoding PHD and RING finger domain-containing protein 1-like isoform X14 translates to MDEEDNQDELINRNASHRKDKRPAVWAISDEDSDEGGEESEGASDSGEEEEDFLDGEEEEEEDDSDDGEEDDVVEGAVGGASTDLAGLSSDEDTEKCPICLNSFHSQPVATPESCEHYFCLDCILEWSKNANSCPVDRIVFNNIYLRKCYGGKVQKMITVQKPVKEGQEEVIDLELEQTSCEVCGGSDREDRLLLCDGCDAGYHMECLTPPLDAVPVEEWFCPECQANNRRSRGSVEEQSNTESLSSARPTTSRSRLPAAGPTRAIARTQQSERVRASVNHHRITQARIAQISPSFLMPQTTWLDETINAVVAGLNTAVYIRNLTPRVPSSRRRRTVRRRKGQSKRSATGGKGKAAGTGVRRRKRRVRRTKSRRKLVVKKEATSRGRIARSLGIGKPKRGSSLPSVYQPSQTTLGSMRADIGAASLSVYGDPYDLDPFTSRDGDEEEQASATSSLLEAKRRGLSRSALLSHQPVARPITAGLSSCRWGSSLPQLEEVAEVAPVPDLLGSILSGQSMLLMDSSDVVINRDGSLKAIKPVGLSSSMPSSSRSSSSGESVTQLHSEMSPTTAASSLCLPINGDLVAGPCLSPLTPSSPHSATYPTPILSHPHVPAPCRPSPGHSHWEDTGVLPPHGSQRAATSTPTPDSHSRGRENVPPQPQAKKAAAKPVWEAPVLVTNGNASRGGSSGSSGSSSSSSANGSGSNSLPDACVNSLGGNRGRQQSVDQQQGRTEGQRPDRAGPSSGFSSSFSSSFSSSDSPSNPARTSSSASSTVCFRINASSVWHARKLSKASAIVAAGNCLEPASPEEEEAKRKREERRKKHNLLTSSHTPVKEEKEEGDIYDPFHPTGSDSEAESHAGGKPTMVHKEGPSQQVKEGPSQQVKEGPSQQVKEGPSQQVKEGPSQQVKEGASQQVKEGASQQVKEGASQQVKEGASQQVKALSLERDEGSGEGLEVKREPENTAKPGHSPHNPPRSVMTGTSTPLSQSQVHLKRERNEPGGEKGQHSQTGNRREPQNQQTTPSLSSLASSHHRNRMVKTEIKSEPQDSPSRSPSRSKSHSRPPGQGRKTSKGRGSSMERRSASNSPEAGRRRGDKALDQAGRKRRYEGGRRGDKGRESSRRSGSRERRRTRSPSDSSISDISERSRRKKRRSRSPSKDRRRSRSWSGSSSRERSKRKKQRRGSRERNEGRGSEREKGRPSKDKKRDCSQSRSRSRSRSRERRKDHFRSQPSSSRSKDRVEVRSKDRKRPKSRSRSRERRKEEGSQRPLGSSSTTTFNKLEEQKEKKKVQVLPRVPLKEESETKEERKEREIKQQMLSSGLKSLSVLSASEVKKESDSNDRTERLVSLSTKLLNESMLLKEIKKEKPAFDMLEESLDSKPIKKEKPLSTFSTVKDLQQHKEIEKEHPSALIKEACAGSTSDIADQKDQALKETITTEPIWPELPQHLTSNIPVPPTQTGQSSPSFSTLSTHLVLAPPQAAESIASQQGTPSLIPPVPEALTETPPLVQPISVNPEKHEVEEPSDDDMDVDMMLDSLDYVKTEPGGESGEAGVKQEKEGEGEKGKTGGELVPVTAGAKVKPSVKRVTWNLQEPEGPQPEKTGTKLSLYKLKLKQEGARRPASSAQASSQEAPLGATSLTDPKVQSTKRGSVSITLPSAISSSSSLTNVALSKPGQEEPNEDLGEDDVSRNDKYIKKLHMQERAIEEVKLAIKPFYQKRDITKDEYKDIVRKAVQKVCHSKSGAINPVKVANLVKAYVDKYKHSRKYRKVEDGGKTQEAEMDRTNDPETP, encoded by the exons ATGGATGAAGAAGACAACCAGGATGAGCTGATCAACCGGAATGCCTCACACAGAAAAGATAAAAGGCCTGCAGTATGGGCAATTTCAG ATGAAGACAGCGATGAAGGTGGGGAGGAATCTGAGGGAGCTTCTGacagtggtgaggaggaggaagacttcctcgatggagaggaggaagaagaggaggatgacagtGATG ATGGAGAAGAGGACGATGTGGTAGAGGGTGCGGTGGGGGGAGCGTCTACTGACTTGGCAGGTCTGAGCTCAGACGAGGACACTGAGAAATGCCCCATCTGCCTAAACTCCTTCCACAGCCAGCCCGTGGCCACGCCAGAGAGCTGCGAACACTACTTCTGCCTCGACTGCATCCTGGAGTGGTCCAAG AATGCAAACTCCTGTCCTGTGGACAGAATAGTCTTCAATAACATCTACCTGAGAAAATGTTATGGAGGGAAAGTGCAGAAAATG ATCACAGTGCAGAAACCAGTGAAGGAGGGCCAGGAGGAGGTGATCGACCTGGAGCTGGAACAGACTAGCTGCGAGGTGTGTGGAGGGAGTGACCGTGAAGACCGCCTGCTGCTCTGTGACGGCTGTGATGCTGG GTACCACATGGAGTGCCTGACCCCCCCGCTGGATGCTGTCCCTGTGGAGGAATGGTTCTGCCCAGAGTGTCAAGCCAACAACCGCCGTTCAA GGGGTTCAGTGGAAGAGCAGAGCAACACGGAGAGTCTGAGCAGCGCCCGTCCCACAACCAGCCGCTCCCGCCTCCCTGCGGCAGGCCCCACCCGGGCCATTGCCCGCACCCAGCAGAGTGAGAGGGTCCGCGCCAGTGTCAACCACCACCGCATCACCCAGGCACGCATTGCACAG ATCTCCCCCAGCTTTCTGATGCCACAGACCACCTGGCTGGATGAGACTATCAATGCAGTGGTGGCTGGACTCAACACAGCTGTGTACATACGGAACCTCACACCCCGCGTTCCATCCAGTCGACGACGCAGGACAG TAAGGCGCAGGAAAGGCCAGAGTAAGAGGTCTGCCACGGGTGGTAAGGGCAAAGCTGCAGGCAccggggtgaggaggaggaaacGGCGAGTGAGGAGGACCAAGTCCAGAAGGAAACTG GTGGTGAAAAAGGAAGCTACGTCACGTGGTCGTATAGCCCGTAGCCTCGGGATAGGGAAGCCCAAACGGGGCTCGTCCCTTCCCTCTGTGTACCAACCTTCACAAACCACTCTGGGCAGTATGAGGGCTGACATAGGAGCTGCTTCGCTCTCTGTCTATGGAGACCCCTACGATCTGGACCCCTTCACTAGCAG GGATGGTGATGAGGAGGAGCAAGCCTCGGCCACGTCATCACTGCTGGAGGCCAAGAGGCGTGGCTTATCTCGCTCTGCACTCCTCTCACACCAGCCTGTGGCTCGACCAATCACTGCTGGCCTCTCTAG TTGTAGGTGGGGCTCGAGCCTTCCCCAGTTGGAGGAGGTCGCAGAGGTGGCCCCAGTGCCTGACCTGCTGGGCAGCATCCTATCAGGGCAGAGCATGCTTCTGATGGACAGCTCAGACGTAGTCATTAACAGAGATGGATCCCTCAAGGCTATCAAACCAG TGGGTTTGTCGTCATCCATGCCCAGCAGCAGTAGGAGCAGCAGCTCTGGTGAATCAGTAACCCAGCTCCACTCAGAGATGTCCCCTACCACAGCAGCCAGCTCCCTTTGTCTCCCCATTAATGGAGACCTGGTAGCAGGACCCTGCCTgtcccctctcaccccttcatCCCCCCACTCGGCCACTTATCCAACTCCCATCCTGAGTCACCCACACGTCCCTGCCCCCTGTAGACCTAGTCCTGGACACAGCCACTGGGAGGACACCGGTGTACTACCCCCCCATGGGAGCCAGAGGGCTGCCACCTCCACTCCtaccccagactctcactccagAGGTAGGGAGAATGTGCCACCACAGCCCCAGGCTAAGAAGGCCGCTGCTAAACCAGTATGGGAAGCACCAGTATTGGTGACGAATGGCAATGCCAGCAGAgggggtagtagtggtagtagtggtagtagtagtagtagcagtgctaatggtagtggtagtaatagctTGCCTGATGCCTGTGTGAACAGCCTGGGTGGGAACAGGGGCAGGCAGCAAAGTGTGGACCAGCAGCAGggcaggacagagggacagagaccagacagagcaGGCCCTTCCTCAGGCTTCTCCAGCTCCTTCTCCTCTTCGTTCTCCTCTTCTGATTCTCCATCTAACCCTGCCCGTACCTCTTCATCAGCATCATCCACGGTGTGCTTCCGGATCAACGCCAGCTCTGTCTGGCACGCCAGAAAGCTTAGCAAGGCTTCTGCAATTGTTGCAGCTGGAAACTGTCTAGAACCAGCGTCTCCGGAGGAAGAGGAGgcaaagaggaaaagagaggagcgCAGGAAGAAACACAATCTACTGACGTCCTCACACACACCGgtcaaagaggagaaggaagagggggaTATATACGATCCCTTCCATCCAACCGGCTCAGACAGCGAAGCAGAGAGCCATGCTGGGGGGAAACCAACCATGGTGCACAAGGAAGGTCCCAGCCAGCAGGTGAAGGAAGGTCCCAGCCAGCAG GTGAAGGAAGGTCCCAGCCAGCAGGTGAAGGAAGGTCCCAGCCAGCAGGTGAAGGAAGGTCCCAGCCAGCAG GTGAAGGAAGGTGCCAGCCAGCAGGTGAAGGAAGGTGCCAGCCAGCAGGTGAAGGAAGGTGCCAGCCAGCAGGTGAAGGAAGGTGCCAGCCAGCAGGTGAAAGCCCTGTCACTGGAGAGGGATGAGGGCTCAGGAGAAGGTCTGGAGGTGAAGAGGGAGCCAGAGAACACTGCAAAGCCTGGTCACAGTCCTCACAACCCACCCAGGTCTGTGATGACTGGCACCAGCACACCTCTGTCCCAGAGCCAGGTCCATCtgaagagggagaggaatgagCCAGGGGGTGAGAAAGGGCAGCACAGCCAGACTGGCAACCGTagagagccccagaaccagcagACTACTCCTTCCTTATCCAGCTTAGCCTCCAGCCACCACAGAAACAGGATGGTGAAGACTGAGATAAAgtcagagccccaggacagcccCTCCAGGTCCCCATCCAGGTCTAAATCACACTCCAGGCCCCCAGGCCAGGGGAGGAAAACATCCAAAGGCAGGGGGTCTTCCATGGAGCGGCGGTCTGCCTCAAACAGTCCAGAGGCAGGCAGGAGGAGGGGAGACAAGGCCCTGgaccaggcagggaggaagagacGTTATGAGGGGGgtaggagaggagacaaggggcgAGAGAGTTCTAGGCGTTCGGGAtcgagggagaggagaaggactcGGTCCCCGTCAGACAGCTCTATTTCTGATATCTCTGAGAGGTCTCGCAGGAAGAAGAGACGGTCACGTTCTCCCTCCAAAGACAGGAGGCGCTCCAG GTCATGGTCAGGCTCCAGCAGTAGAGAGCGGTCCAAGAGGAAAAAGCagaggagggggagcagggagaggaacgagggcagagggagtgaaagagagaagggTCGCCCGTCAAAGGACAAGAAGCGTGATTGCTCGCAGTCTCGCTCACGTTCCCGTTCCaggtccagggagaggaggaaagaccaCTTCCGATCACAACCATCATCCTCCAGATCAAAGGACAGGGTTGAGGTGCGGTCGAAAGACCGGAAGAGGCCGAAGTCTAGGTCGCgatccagagagaggaggaaagaagaggggTCACAGAGACCACTAGGGTCTTCCTCAACCACCACCTTCAATAAGCTagaagaacagaaagagaagaaAAAGGTACAAGTTCTCCCCCGCGTCCCTCTGAAAGAGGAGAGCGAGACtaaagaagagagaaaagagcgaGAGATCAAACAGCAGATGCTTTCCTCAGGACTcaaatctctctctgtcctctctgcctCAGAGGTGAAAAAGGAGAGTGACAGCAatgacagaacagagagacttgtctctctctcaacaaaaCTACTCAATGAGTCTATGCTGCTAAAAGAGATTAAAAAAGAGAAACCTGCCTTTGATATGTTGGAAGAATCACTGGATAGTAAACCAATCAAAAAAGAAAAACCTCTGTCAACATTCAGCACAGTCAAGGACTTACAACAGCACAAGGAGATCGAAAAAGAACACCCTTCCGCCCTCATAAAGGAGGCGTGCGCAGGCTCCACATCAGACATAGCAGATCAAAAAGATCAGGCGTTAAAGGAAACCATCACGACTGAGCCCATCTGGCCTGAGCTGCCTCAACACCTAACCTCCAACATCCCTGTTCCCCCCACCCAAACTGGCCAATCCAGCCCAAGCTTCTCAACACTCAGCACACACCTGGTCCTTGCTCCTCCTCAGGCTGCTGAGAGTATAGCCAGCCAGCAGGGGACCCCATCCCTGATTCCTCCTGTACCAGAGGCCCTCACAGAGACTCCTCCACTAGTCCAACCCATCTCAGTGAACCCAGAGAAGCACGAGGTAGAGGAGCCTTCAGACGATGACATGGACGTGGACATGATGCTGGACAGCCTGGACTATGTGAAGACGGAGCCAGGAGGAGAGAGTGGCGAGGCTGGGGTCAAacaggagaaggaaggagagggggagaaggggaagactgGGGGAGAACTGGTGCCAGTCACGGCAGGTGCCAAGGTCAAACCCTCGGTGAAGAGGGTCACCTGGAACCTGCAGGAGCCAGAGGGGCCACAGCCAGAGAAGACTGGCACTA AGCTGTCCCTCTACAAACTGAAGCTGAAACAGGAGGGAGCTCGCAGACCTGCCTCTTCCGCCCAGGCATCCAGTCAG
- the LOC118395744 gene encoding PHD and RING finger domain-containing protein 1-like isoform X21, with amino-acid sequence MDEEDNQDELINRNASHRKDKRPAVWAISDEDSDEGGEESEGASDSGEEEEDFLDGEEEEEEDDSDDGEEDDVVEGAVGGASTDLAGLSSDEDTEKCPICLNSFHSQPVATPESCEHYFCLDCILEWSKNANSCPVDRIVFNNIYLRKCYGGKVQKMITVQKPVKEGQEEVIDLELEQTSCEVCGGSDREDRLLLCDGCDAGYHMECLTPPLDAVPVEEWFCPECQANNRRSRGSVEEQSNTESLSSARPTTSRSRLPAAGPTRAIARTQQSERVRASVNHHRITQARIAQISPSFLMPQTTWLDETINAVVAGLNTAVYIRNLTPRVPSSRRRRTVRRRKGQSKRSATGGKGKAAGTGVRRRKRRVRRTKSRRKLVVKKEATSRGRIARSLGIGKPKRGSSLPSVYQPSQTTLGSMRADIGAASLSVYGDPYDLDPFTSRDGDEEEQASATSSLLEAKRRGLSRSALLSHQPVARPITAGLSSCRWGSSLPQLEEVAEVAPVPDLLGSILSGQSMLLMDSSDVVINRDGSLKAIKPVGLSSSMPSSSRSSSSGESVTQLHSEMSPTTAASSLCLPINGDLVAGPCLSPLTPSSPHSATYPTPILSHPHVPAPCRPSPGHSHWEDTGVLPPHGSQRAATSTPTPDSHSRGRENVPPQPQAKKAAAKPVWEAPVLVTNGNASRGGSSGSSGSSSSSSANGSGSNSLPDACVNSLGGNRGRQQSVDQQQGRTEGQRPDRAGPSSGFSSSFSSSFSSSDSPSNPARTSSSASSTVCFRINASSVWHARKLSKASAIVAAGNCLEPASPEEEEAKRKREERRKKHNLLTSSHTPVKEEKEEGDIYDPFHPTGSDSEAESHAGGKPTMVHKEGPSQQVKEGPSQQVKEGPSQQVKEGPSQQVKEGPSQQVKEGASQQVKEGASQQVKEGASQQVKALSLERDEGSGEGLEVKREPENTAKPGHSPHNPPRSVMTGTSTPLSQSQVHLKRERNEPGGEKGQHSQTGNRREPQNQQTTPSLSSLASSHHRNRMVKTEIKSEPQDSPSRSPSRSKSHSRPPGQGRKTSKGRGSSMERRSASNSPEAGRRRGDKALDQAGRKRRYEGGRRGDKGRESSRRSGSRERRRTRSPSDSSISDISERSRRKKRRSRSPSKDRRRSRSWSGSSSRERSKRKKQRRGSRERNEGRGSEREKGRPSKDKKRDCSQSRSRSRSRSRERRKDHFRSQPSSSRSKDRVEVRSKDRKRPKSRSRSRERRKEEGSQRPLGSSSTTTFNKLEEQKEKKKVQVLPRVPLKEESETKEERKEREIKQQMLSSGLKSLSVLSASEVKKESDSNDRTERLVSLSTKLLNESMLLKEIKKEKPAFDMLEESLDSKPIKKEKPLSTFSTVKDLQQHKEIEKEHPSALIKEACAGSTSDIADQKDQALKETITTEPIWPELPQHLTSNIPVPPTQTGQSSPSFSTLSTHLVLAPPQAAESIASQQGTPSLIPPVPEALTETPPLVQPISVNPEKHEVEEPSDDDMDVDMMLDSLDYVKTEPGGESGEAGVKQEKEGEGEKGKTGGELVPVTAGAKVKPSVKRVTWNLQEPEGPQPEKTGTKLSLYKLKLKQEGARRPASSAQASSQEAPLGATSLTDPKVQSTKRGSVSITLPSAISSSSSLTNVALSKPGQEEPNEDLGEDDVSRNDKYIKKLHMQERAIEEVKLAIKPFYQKRDITKDEYKDIVRKAVQKVCHSKSGAINPVKVANLVKAYVDKYKHSRKYRKVEDGGKTQEAEMDRTNDPETP; translated from the exons ATGGATGAAGAAGACAACCAGGATGAGCTGATCAACCGGAATGCCTCACACAGAAAAGATAAAAGGCCTGCAGTATGGGCAATTTCAG ATGAAGACAGCGATGAAGGTGGGGAGGAATCTGAGGGAGCTTCTGacagtggtgaggaggaggaagacttcctcgatggagaggaggaagaagaggaggatgacagtGATG ATGGAGAAGAGGACGATGTGGTAGAGGGTGCGGTGGGGGGAGCGTCTACTGACTTGGCAGGTCTGAGCTCAGACGAGGACACTGAGAAATGCCCCATCTGCCTAAACTCCTTCCACAGCCAGCCCGTGGCCACGCCAGAGAGCTGCGAACACTACTTCTGCCTCGACTGCATCCTGGAGTGGTCCAAG AATGCAAACTCCTGTCCTGTGGACAGAATAGTCTTCAATAACATCTACCTGAGAAAATGTTATGGAGGGAAAGTGCAGAAAATG ATCACAGTGCAGAAACCAGTGAAGGAGGGCCAGGAGGAGGTGATCGACCTGGAGCTGGAACAGACTAGCTGCGAGGTGTGTGGAGGGAGTGACCGTGAAGACCGCCTGCTGCTCTGTGACGGCTGTGATGCTGG GTACCACATGGAGTGCCTGACCCCCCCGCTGGATGCTGTCCCTGTGGAGGAATGGTTCTGCCCAGAGTGTCAAGCCAACAACCGCCGTTCAA GGGGTTCAGTGGAAGAGCAGAGCAACACGGAGAGTCTGAGCAGCGCCCGTCCCACAACCAGCCGCTCCCGCCTCCCTGCGGCAGGCCCCACCCGGGCCATTGCCCGCACCCAGCAGAGTGAGAGGGTCCGCGCCAGTGTCAACCACCACCGCATCACCCAGGCACGCATTGCACAG ATCTCCCCCAGCTTTCTGATGCCACAGACCACCTGGCTGGATGAGACTATCAATGCAGTGGTGGCTGGACTCAACACAGCTGTGTACATACGGAACCTCACACCCCGCGTTCCATCCAGTCGACGACGCAGGACAG TAAGGCGCAGGAAAGGCCAGAGTAAGAGGTCTGCCACGGGTGGTAAGGGCAAAGCTGCAGGCAccggggtgaggaggaggaaacGGCGAGTGAGGAGGACCAAGTCCAGAAGGAAACTG GTGGTGAAAAAGGAAGCTACGTCACGTGGTCGTATAGCCCGTAGCCTCGGGATAGGGAAGCCCAAACGGGGCTCGTCCCTTCCCTCTGTGTACCAACCTTCACAAACCACTCTGGGCAGTATGAGGGCTGACATAGGAGCTGCTTCGCTCTCTGTCTATGGAGACCCCTACGATCTGGACCCCTTCACTAGCAG GGATGGTGATGAGGAGGAGCAAGCCTCGGCCACGTCATCACTGCTGGAGGCCAAGAGGCGTGGCTTATCTCGCTCTGCACTCCTCTCACACCAGCCTGTGGCTCGACCAATCACTGCTGGCCTCTCTAG TTGTAGGTGGGGCTCGAGCCTTCCCCAGTTGGAGGAGGTCGCAGAGGTGGCCCCAGTGCCTGACCTGCTGGGCAGCATCCTATCAGGGCAGAGCATGCTTCTGATGGACAGCTCAGACGTAGTCATTAACAGAGATGGATCCCTCAAGGCTATCAAACCAG TGGGTTTGTCGTCATCCATGCCCAGCAGCAGTAGGAGCAGCAGCTCTGGTGAATCAGTAACCCAGCTCCACTCAGAGATGTCCCCTACCACAGCAGCCAGCTCCCTTTGTCTCCCCATTAATGGAGACCTGGTAGCAGGACCCTGCCTgtcccctctcaccccttcatCCCCCCACTCGGCCACTTATCCAACTCCCATCCTGAGTCACCCACACGTCCCTGCCCCCTGTAGACCTAGTCCTGGACACAGCCACTGGGAGGACACCGGTGTACTACCCCCCCATGGGAGCCAGAGGGCTGCCACCTCCACTCCtaccccagactctcactccagAGGTAGGGAGAATGTGCCACCACAGCCCCAGGCTAAGAAGGCCGCTGCTAAACCAGTATGGGAAGCACCAGTATTGGTGACGAATGGCAATGCCAGCAGAgggggtagtagtggtagtagtggtagtagtagtagtagcagtgctaatggtagtggtagtaatagctTGCCTGATGCCTGTGTGAACAGCCTGGGTGGGAACAGGGGCAGGCAGCAAAGTGTGGACCAGCAGCAGggcaggacagagggacagagaccagacagagcaGGCCCTTCCTCAGGCTTCTCCAGCTCCTTCTCCTCTTCGTTCTCCTCTTCTGATTCTCCATCTAACCCTGCCCGTACCTCTTCATCAGCATCATCCACGGTGTGCTTCCGGATCAACGCCAGCTCTGTCTGGCACGCCAGAAAGCTTAGCAAGGCTTCTGCAATTGTTGCAGCTGGAAACTGTCTAGAACCAGCGTCTCCGGAGGAAGAGGAGgcaaagaggaaaagagaggagcgCAGGAAGAAACACAATCTACTGACGTCCTCACACACACCGgtcaaagaggagaaggaagagggggaTATATACGATCCCTTCCATCCAACCGGCTCAGACAGCGAAGCAGAGAGCCATGCTGGGGGGAAACCAACCATGGTGCACAAGGAAGGTCCCAGCCAGCAGGTGAAGGAAGGTCCCAGCCAGCAG GTGAAGGAAGGTCCCAGCCAGCAGGTGAAGGAAGGTCCCAGCCAGCAGGTGAAGGAAGGTCCCAGCCAGCAG GTGAAGGAAGGTGCCAGCCAGCAGGTGAAGGAAGGTGCCAGCCAGCAGGTGAAGGAAGGTGCCAGCCAGCAGGTGAAAGCCCTGTCACTGGAGAGGGATGAGGGCTCAGGAGAAGGTCTGGAGGTGAAGAGGGAGCCAGAGAACACTGCAAAGCCTGGTCACAGTCCTCACAACCCACCCAGGTCTGTGATGACTGGCACCAGCACACCTCTGTCCCAGAGCCAGGTCCATCtgaagagggagaggaatgagCCAGGGGGTGAGAAAGGGCAGCACAGCCAGACTGGCAACCGTagagagccccagaaccagcagACTACTCCTTCCTTATCCAGCTTAGCCTCCAGCCACCACAGAAACAGGATGGTGAAGACTGAGATAAAgtcagagccccaggacagcccCTCCAGGTCCCCATCCAGGTCTAAATCACACTCCAGGCCCCCAGGCCAGGGGAGGAAAACATCCAAAGGCAGGGGGTCTTCCATGGAGCGGCGGTCTGCCTCAAACAGTCCAGAGGCAGGCAGGAGGAGGGGAGACAAGGCCCTGgaccaggcagggaggaagagacGTTATGAGGGGGgtaggagaggagacaaggggcgAGAGAGTTCTAGGCGTTCGGGAtcgagggagaggagaaggactcGGTCCCCGTCAGACAGCTCTATTTCTGATATCTCTGAGAGGTCTCGCAGGAAGAAGAGACGGTCACGTTCTCCCTCCAAAGACAGGAGGCGCTCCAG GTCATGGTCAGGCTCCAGCAGTAGAGAGCGGTCCAAGAGGAAAAAGCagaggagggggagcagggagaggaacgagggcagagggagtgaaagagagaagggTCGCCCGTCAAAGGACAAGAAGCGTGATTGCTCGCAGTCTCGCTCACGTTCCCGTTCCaggtccagggagaggaggaaagaccaCTTCCGATCACAACCATCATCCTCCAGATCAAAGGACAGGGTTGAGGTGCGGTCGAAAGACCGGAAGAGGCCGAAGTCTAGGTCGCgatccagagagaggaggaaagaagaggggTCACAGAGACCACTAGGGTCTTCCTCAACCACCACCTTCAATAAGCTagaagaacagaaagagaagaaAAAGGTACAAGTTCTCCCCCGCGTCCCTCTGAAAGAGGAGAGCGAGACtaaagaagagagaaaagagcgaGAGATCAAACAGCAGATGCTTTCCTCAGGACTcaaatctctctctgtcctctctgcctCAGAGGTGAAAAAGGAGAGTGACAGCAatgacagaacagagagacttgtctctctctcaacaaaaCTACTCAATGAGTCTATGCTGCTAAAAGAGATTAAAAAAGAGAAACCTGCCTTTGATATGTTGGAAGAATCACTGGATAGTAAACCAATCAAAAAAGAAAAACCTCTGTCAACATTCAGCACAGTCAAGGACTTACAACAGCACAAGGAGATCGAAAAAGAACACCCTTCCGCCCTCATAAAGGAGGCGTGCGCAGGCTCCACATCAGACATAGCAGATCAAAAAGATCAGGCGTTAAAGGAAACCATCACGACTGAGCCCATCTGGCCTGAGCTGCCTCAACACCTAACCTCCAACATCCCTGTTCCCCCCACCCAAACTGGCCAATCCAGCCCAAGCTTCTCAACACTCAGCACACACCTGGTCCTTGCTCCTCCTCAGGCTGCTGAGAGTATAGCCAGCCAGCAGGGGACCCCATCCCTGATTCCTCCTGTACCAGAGGCCCTCACAGAGACTCCTCCACTAGTCCAACCCATCTCAGTGAACCCAGAGAAGCACGAGGTAGAGGAGCCTTCAGACGATGACATGGACGTGGACATGATGCTGGACAGCCTGGACTATGTGAAGACGGAGCCAGGAGGAGAGAGTGGCGAGGCTGGGGTCAAacaggagaaggaaggagagggggagaaggggaagactgGGGGAGAACTGGTGCCAGTCACGGCAGGTGCCAAGGTCAAACCCTCGGTGAAGAGGGTCACCTGGAACCTGCAGGAGCCAGAGGGGCCACAGCCAGAGAAGACTGGCACTA AGCTGTCCCTCTACAAACTGAAGCTGAAACAGGAGGGAGCTCGCAGACCTGCCTCTTCCGCCCAGGCATCCAGTCAG